From a region of the Besnoitia besnoiti strain Bb-Ger1 chromosome I, whole genome shotgun sequence genome:
- a CDS encoding hypothetical protein (encoded by transcript BESB_010810), giving the protein MSAPQFSYAAEAADRDNDEDAVQVLLCGTSNEGTITDFAREHQRFPLVSLSAAAPAPAAFSAGDVLASSFHGGVEESSLLEAEGDASLQPQTTPPPRKPEADGAHGENIEGILDYSDEAAGAMPASLLSSFSASGAFPLAPPPPSAPEPAGLGAHLREGEGSSLLSSSLPRLASAPQAGVPDVAAATADGKVVMDWEVTRDRKWLYARDKAQWFNYGFDEATFKEWVQKLLDERRERLAHRSVVDAGEEAQPAFASQAGYSLPYPAAQTFAYQAPPDSTFQR; this is encoded by the exons ATGTCTGCGCCCCAGTTCTCCtacgctgcggaggcagccgaTCGCGACaacgacgaggacgcagtGCAG GTTCTGTTGTGCGGCACGTCGAACGAAGGAACGATTACCGACTTTGCGCGGGAGCACCAGCGATTCCCGCTGGTATCCCTCTCTGCCGCAgctcccgcgcctgccgcgtttTCTGCCGGCGACGTCCTCGCCTCTTCATTCCAtggcggcgtcgaggagtcatcgctgctcgaggcggagggcgacgccagtctgcagccgcagacaacgcctcctccgcgaaaacccgaggcagacggcgcccACGGAGAGAATATTGAAGGAATCCTCGACTacagcgacgaggctgcTGGG GCGAtgcctgcgtcgctcctcAGCTCGTTCTCCGCTTCTGGCGCctttccgctcgcgcctccgccgccgagcgcgccggAGCCTGCGGGTCTCGGCGCGCACctgagagagggcgaggggagTTCTTTgctctcttcctcgctcccGAGGCTGGcaagcgcgccgcaggcaggcgtGCCTgacgtggcggcggcgacggccgacgGCAAA GTCGTCATGGACTGGGAAGTCACGAGAGACCGGAAGTGGCTCTACGCGCGCGACAAGGCGCAGTGGTTCAACTACGGCTTCGATGAAGCGACGTTCAAG gagtGGGTTCAGAAGCTCCTCgacgagcggcgcgagcggctcgctCATCGTTCTGTAGTGGACGCCGGTGAGGAAGCGCAGCCTGCCTTCGCTTCTCAGGCAGGGTATTCCCTTCCGTATCCTGCAGCTCAGACCTTCGCCTATCAGGCGCCCCCAGATTCGACTTTTCAGCGGTGA
- a CDS encoding hypothetical protein (encoded by transcript BESB_010820), whose protein sequence is MQQLRRLNFFDGLLVQRPPSSSLQSQPGGAPGFPSPSASAASQPPHLHGAAASPQTPDPFAVLPPGAVACVAGTEAQVWIGDERGRAFVFTDERFLYPIELSVFSLGFLSIHAAREANCVVCLGRDRHDAAAQAASPAAPQAAVQRAPGAEEGGVWKYKCFSCIQVDARGQPVLIREATLFTRMPEQILSCSDVNGAFSMLAGGTIAAGVCLFRGDLLREKTCRLRLIKESDLPVTAVRFLTPQHANVAEDDTERRSHLFVATAQGIYVYAVPAKGDPQMTYRDDMRGLPSPLLAARLTPNQVAIQQGEGIFCLDAYQGNLWALPTDGECIRLASHKNYLIAVSVPRPDESHAECSSVYGWDGVVFFLAQDCFLTVYRANPETRFIAFSCPLQEVTHIVSALGSLYIICRDANSGRNLLFELREKGFCDRLNILLRKRLFDWAADIVLQEGQPKSTLQEVYRVHADWLYEKRIFDKALRIYIKTIGALEPSYVIEKYLHCQRLWPLALYLLHLHRARLAAQEHTLLFFKCAAKLKDVNLFAAFLEDPTIRSDAILPAAVKECRANGYLKLASLIASRHGFHDDHVSILLTDYGNFDEAVAYLKHLDAPSACSLLLTHGYALLSRKPRETLDLLKNIIFNYQTSVDIFIPLFLDREPLLLYFLLSLLYGETYARAFLRTQRELAEDASCLRGATPAGAFSASPAEDFLSLSRIFDEPLAQKRDDQRADETLAPQLFGSASFATLLEILLRFYKRAREASRGSPRADSAADAAETQKREASVANGITPRGEGAAQRDRRERGAIQASQYAGAVMKVLKERSMADDELFTSTLLTCVYDFEEGLGCACEKQENFQLALSRVAEDEDVAALLIFCLANTSKDPTLWIQTLALLASRDNTETQIQQLLAHIETNRLLPPLAVLDVLEHGSRVRLGAVKGYLIHCLDKLSREFEISARHFQQDEAEVASMQAEIHRLRMTGKVFDSASCVACGGALDLSAVHFACSHAFHLVCLTSRDSDHAAPTNRDIAALARNAGMVSSHPDAGYSCPICTPQAEAKRLLLAQREADSRHADDFFKFLRGSADGFSFIASYFGKAMFPTLPANLTDPHHAPGSFQPPHSVSSSFSAARASLSSAKASRPGPFSPGMAPYEAMPGDRPLVARPAEAPRLIPSPPQAMQSETLAWVEESNEATTLSRRRTGPCGPVAQFGREGCGEETAPMRGDSVAARALQGKEDDAKREVVNIRGTDEGDVGRGDTVRR, encoded by the exons AtgcagcagcttcgccgcTTGAATTTCTTCGATGGCCTGCTTGTTCAGAggcctccttcttcctcgcttcaGTCTCAGCCCGGTGGCGCACCCGGATtcccttcgccgtcggcgtccgcTGCCTCTCAGCCTCCTCATCTCCATggagcggccgcgtcgccgcagactCCAG ATCCCTTCGCGGTGCTTCCGCCGGGTGCCGTGGCATGCGTCGCGGGCACTGAAGCGCAGGTGTGGATTGGCGacgagcgagggcgcgccttcgtcttcacGGACGAGAGATTTCTGTATCCAATCGAGCTCTCTGTGTTTTCGCTCGGATTCCTATCCATCCACGCCGCCAGAGAAGCGAACTGCGTCGTCTGTTTAGG CCGCGATCGccacgacgcggcggctcaGGCCGcatctcccgcggcgccgcaggccgcggttCAGCGGGCGCctggggcggaggaggggggcgtCTGGAAGTACAAATGCTTCAGCTGCATCCAGGTGGACGCCCGAGGGCAGCCGGTGCTTAtcagagaggcgacgctcTTCACACGCATGCCGGAGCAGATTctcagctgcagcgacgTCAACGGAGCATTCTCGATGCTGGCG GGGGGAACGAttgccgcgggcgtctgccTTTTCCGAGGAGACCTACTTCGCGAGAAGACttgccgtctgcgcctcaTTAA GGAAAGCGACCTCCCCGTGACGGCCGTTCGCTTCCTCACGCCACAGCACGCCAACGTCGCCGAGGACGATACCGAGCGGCGATCACACCTCTTCGTTGCGACGGCACAGGGCATTTACGTCTACGCAGTGCCCGCCAAGGGCGACCCGCAG ATGACATATCGAGACGACAtgcgcggccttccttcgccgctgctcgccgctcgGTTGACTCCGAATCAAGTTGCGATTCAGCAGGGCGAAGGCATTTTTTGCCTCGACGCGTACCAAG GAAATTTGTGGGCGCTGCCCACGGACGGCGAGTGCATTCGCTTGGCGTCGCACAAGAACTACTTGATCGCGGTTTCGGTGCCGCGGCCTGACGAGTCGCACGCGGAGTGTTCG AGCGTGTATGGCTGGGATGGTGTTGTCTTTTTTCTTGCGCAGGACTGCTTTCTCACGGTCTATCGCGCGAACCCCGAGACACGATTCATCGCTTTCTCCTGTCCGCTCCAAGAAGTCACACACATCGTCTCTGCTCTA gGCTCTCTTTACATCATCTGTCGCGACGCGAACTCCGGAAGAAATCTGCTCTTTGAGTTGCGCGAGAAAGGTTTCTGCGACCGTCTCAACATTCTTCTGCG GAAGCGCCTCTTCGACTGGGCTGCCGACATCGTCTTGCAGGAGGGGCAGCCTAAGTCGACTCTTCAG GAAGTCTATCGGGTGCACGCGGACTGGCTCTACGAGAAGCGCATCTTTGACAAGGCGCTGCGAATCTACATTAAAACGATCG gcgcgctggagccctCATACGTGATCGAGAAGTATCTCCACTGCCAGCGCCTGTGGCCGCTTGCGCTGTATTTGCTTCATCTAcatcgcgcgcggctcgcggcgcaggaacACACGCTGCTCTTCTTCAAATGTGCGGCGAAGCTGAAGGACGTCAacctcttcgccgctttcCTCGAGGATCCCACTatccgcagcgacgcgatTCTGCCCGCGGCCGTCAAGGAATGCCGCGCAAACG GGTACCTGAAGCTCGCGAGCCTCATCGCGTCGCGCCACGGGTTCCACGACGACCATGTCTCGATTCTCCTCACAGACTACGG gaATTTCGATGAAGCTGTCGCGTACCTAAAGCACCTcgacgcgccgtcggcgtgcTCCTTGCTCCTGACTCACGGCTACGCCTTGCTTtcgcggaagccgcgcgaaACTCTCGACTTGTTGAAAAACATCATTTTCAACTACCAAACCAG CGTGGATATTTTCATTCCGCTTTTTCTTGACCGCGAACCGCTGCTTCTCTactttctcctctcgctgctctACGGGGAGACCTACGCGCGGGCGTTTTTGCGGACACAGCGCGAgctcgcagaggacgcgtcCTGTCTGCGGGGGGCGactcccgcgggcgccttctcggcgtcgcctgcagaggactttctgtcgctctctcgcatCTTCGACGAGCCGCTGGCTCAGAAGAGAGATGACCAACGAGCCGATGAAACACTCGCGCCGCAACTCTTTGggagcgcctccttcgcgaccCTCCTCGAGATCCTTCTCC GTTTCTAcaaacgcgcgcgcgaggcgtctcgcggctcgcctcgcgcagactcggcggcggatgcggcggagacgcagaagagagaggcgtctGTCGCCAACGGGATCACcccgagaggcgaaggcgctgcgcagcgcgaccGAAGAGAAAGGGGCGCCATCCAGGCTTCGCAGTACGCCGGCGCGGTCATGAAGGTTTTGAAGGAACGTTCCATG gccgacgacgagctGTTTACCTCCACGCTGCTCACGTGCGTGTACGACTTTGAAGAGGGCTTGGGGTGTGCCTGCGAGAAGCAAGAAAATTTTCAGCTCGCGCTGAGTCGCGTCGCAGAGGATGAGGAcgtcgccgctctgctcATATTTTGCCTTGCCAACACCTCCAAGGACCCGACCCTTTGGATTCAAACGCTCGCCTTGCTCGCTTC GCGAGACAACACGGAGACGCAAATCCAGCAGCTTCTCGCCCACATCGAG ACAAACAGACTCCTGCCCCCGCTGGCGGTTCTCGACGTCCTGGAGCACGGATCGAGAGTCAGGCTCGGCGCAGTGAAG gGCTATTTGATTCACTGTTTGGACAAGCTCTCGCGGGAATTTGAGATTTCGGCGCGGCACTTTCAGCAAGATGAAGCGGAGGTCGCGAGCATGCAGGCCGAAATCCACCGGCTGCGCATGACAG GCAAAGTCTTCGAcagcgcgagctgcgtcgcATGCGGGGGTGCCCTTGACTTGTCGGCCGTCCACTTTGCGTGCTCACACGCGTTTCACCTCGTCTGTCTGACCTCCCGCGACTCGGaccacgcggcgccgacaaACCGAGAcatcgcggcgctcgcgcggaatGCGGGGATGGTTAGCAGCCACCCCGACGCGGGGTACAGCTGTCCGATCTGCACGCCGCAagccgaggcgaagcgg cttctgctcgcgcagcgcgaggcggacaGCCGCCACGCAGACGATTTTTTCAAGTTTCTGCGGGGATCTGCTGACGGATTTTCGTTCATCGCCTCGTACTTCGGCAAGGCGATGTTCCCCACTCTTCCTGCG AATCTCACGGATCCGCACCACGCGCCAGGCTCTTTCCAGCCGCCGCACAGCGTGTCgagctccttctctgcggcgcgcgcgtcgctttcctccgcgaAAGCCTCGCGTCCAGGGCCCTTTTCGCCAGGGATGGCACCCTACGAGGCGATGCCCG GGGACAGGCCCTTAgtggcgcggccggcggaggcgccgcgactaatcccttcgccgccgcaggcgatgcAGAGCGAGACGCTGGCATGGGTCGAGGAGTCGAACGAGGCTACAACCCTTTCCAGGCGTAGGACGGGGCCGTGCGGCCCTGTCGCCCAGTTCGGGCGCGAGGGatgcggcgaggagaccgcgccgatgcgaggagacagcgtcgcggcccgcgcgctgcagggcAAGGAGGAtgacgcgaagcgcgaggtgGTGAATATTCGAGGCAcggacgagggcgacgttggccgcggagacacggTCAGGCGCTAG
- a CDS encoding alveolin domain containing intermediate filament IMC10 (encoded by transcript BESB_010830), with amino-acid sequence MCDAQMTCSPGSPAASGVDRVNVRLQADQPVVPVPVYQDVYKRDKYIEVPTVELNDTIIPKVYNQSAVHEVPKMDIAFQEKDISVESEKIIDRDVEVPVLVGYAPQFLPKWDVREVPRPVPKYEGKQEVIEVEVPEIEYKDTYVEKEVVVDVKEKVVPKVTEVVKEVEVVQYSWKQQYQDVPVYKYVPKFDVELDCPPPMIIPYPETRFVKDAPDVVKPYCAPSMMGTCCPTSSPYHVIPSQRVFVRGVDGVADMERHAPMVTAGAFHSMSPGVQMQSDAVPSGVLPADFVTQGQLVGDAPGCSSQEQLPSAQLAPGPVFPMPSPQVENSTTHSAAVSSVRATVTRVPSTEKKGFWSWLFGKKETPEKTEEPKGVDYTAHFQQQHQQQLEQQGLATDRTDAQSAKEDSGSLEPSVVYKGVVNRPAVFGGNLNPISFKLHAIEIHQFIPLPNVRVPEFVKALPDGLMTTDVSGLDRFFGPVPTGWADPDVTGIPAPMMSDILAGNIHATTTSPLINELSQQFAKQDTSAPAQPQPLN; translated from the exons ATGTGTGACGCACAAATGACCTGCTCTCCggggtcgccggcggcctccggcgtTGACAGAGTGAACGTCCGCCTGCAAGCCGACCAGCCCGTCGTCCCTGTTCCAGTCTACCAGGATGTGTACAAGAGAGACAAATACATTGAGGTTCCCACCGTGGAACTCAACGACACGATCATCCCCAAGGTCTACAACCAGAGCGCCGTCCACGAGGTGCCCAAGATGGATATTGCCTTCCAGGAGAAAGACATCTCCGTGGAATCTGAGAAAATTATCGACCG AGACGTCGAGGTGCCGGTTCTAGTCGGCTATGCTCCGCAATTCCTGCCGAAGTGGGACGTCCGCGAGGTGCCGCGCCCCGTGCCAAAGTACGAGGGTAAGCAGGAGGTCATCGAGGTTGAGGTTCCCGAGATCGAGTACAAGGACACGTACGTCGAGAAGGAGGTCGTTGTGGACGTCAAGGAGAAGGTTGTTCCCAAGGTCACGGAAGTAGTGAAAGAGGTCGAAGTCGTGCAGTACTCGTGGAAGCAGCAGTACCAGGACGTGCCCGTCTACAAGTACGTCCCGAAATTCGACGTCGAACTCGACTGCCCGCCTCCCATGATTATCCCCTACCCCGAGACCCGCTTCGTCAAGGACGCCCCCGACGTCGTCAAGCCTTACTGCGCGCCCTCCATGATGGGAACGTGCTGCCCGACGAGCTCCCCGTACCACGTGATCCCCAGCCAGCGAgtcttcgtccgcggcgtTGACGGCGTGG CGGACATGGAGCGCCACGCGCCCATGGTGACTGCAGGTGCATTCCACAGCATGTCGCCTGGCGTCCAGATGCAGTCCGACGCGGTCCCCTCCGGCGTCCTCCCGGCCGACTTCGTCACGCAAGGCCAGCTCGTTGGCGACGCGCCCGGCTGCTCTTCTCAGGAGCAGCTCCCCTCCGCACAGTTGGCCCCCGGCCCCGTCTTCCCGATGCCGTCGCCTCAG GTTGAAAACTCCACCACGCACTCGGCTGCCGTCTCGTCGGTCCGTGCGACCGTGACTCGGGTGCCCTccacagagaagaagggctTCTGGAGCTGGCTGTTCGGCAAGAAGGAGACCCCGGAGAAGACTGAAGAGCCTAAGGGCGTCGACTACACTGCGCACTTCCAACAGcagcaccagcagcagctcgagcaACAGGGTCTTGCGACGGACCGAACTGACGCCC AgtcggcgaaggaggacTCTGGCAGCCTCGAGCCGTCGGTGGTCTACAAGGGGGTCGTCAACAGGCCCGCGGTCTTTGGAGGCAACCTGAACCCGATCTCCTTCAAGCTCCACGCGATTGAGATTCACCAGTTCATCCCGCTGCCGAACGTGCGCGTGCCTGAGTTCGTGAAGGCGCTGCCTGACGGTCTCATGACCACCGACGTCTCCGGTCTCGACCGCTTCTTCGGGCCGGTGCCGACCGGCTGGGCGGACCCCGACGTGACTGGCATCCCCGCCCCGATGATGAGCGACATTCTGGCTGGCAACATCCACGCCACGACGACGAGCCCTCTGATCAACGAGCTGTCTCAGCAATTCGCGAAACAGGACacgtccgcgccggcgcagccccAGCCGCTGAACTAA
- a CDS encoding hypothetical protein (encoded by transcript BESB_010840) — protein sequence MPDSQWEETLVTATRRLIVQLRQTGHPVPEVYAAYCLCATRDDEHDFLINKLICIEDEGEIGVQRAADRILQERGPEIACLKLQAMHEATLADEKRLLLRFEDRTANEIANENSSTLFSCLTVPYEKIVGLSHAVLKDADRMKALYKKVLHLCVTRFRRAPWLEGGESQDEVIEDTRAALESAFPITGLRSLFGLPLVDRRRYLEELCFIILGIRVFNSQTGRATSASVPDPRNLLASHSPDILQSLERDIEEGQGLTDEFARILVRPPPEVSREKDWKDIADDHIYLAQLVAYKRALLTALFETRHQLKEAVSECISEILRIREELGGKQCASRDDVFPMFSRLGITYETAFLNHRKLCSLERLVTSLAKLGAEYVSPPASTFRVTSNCLDAGSSDSSGSGLAADTAACATEANEQQAEEDAIEEVARVADRESGGLLELGGRCAWCLAKYGALVPANLAIRTASHDGHAYAFSTIEGAKEFAQDPAGFVLEIQLRLKRQPALIHLLDLDRFYPRTSLRNILKLQKRSTEKFCERETVRLGGDGTAVDQLPFLLQEPRNADAAVMTPVHFETIQKDTSYHWNEWDLRRRALAMADLMDKATRSSQTTVSHCRREQEAQVYLLKEKAQNTMKCKGTAAIRGKKYIAGLRGKAERQPHTVRIELDL from the exons ATGCCGGACTCGCAGTGGGAAGAAACGTTGGTGACCGCCACTCGGCGCCTCATCGTCCAGCTGCGTCAGACTGGGCATCCGGTGCCTGAGGTCTATGCCGCATACTGCCTGTGCGCAACAAGAGACGATGAACACGATTTCCTGATCAACAAACTCATCTGTATagaggacgaaggagaaaTCGGCGTCCAGAGAGCGGCCGATCGTATTCTGCAAGAGCGGGGGCCGGAGATTGCCTGTCTGAAGCTCCAAGCGATGCATGAGGCAACTCTCGCTGATGAGAAACGCCTCTTGTTACGTTTTGAGGATCGTACAGCGAATGAAATCGCGAATGAG AATTCTAGCACCCTTTTTTCGTGCTTGACTGTCCCATACGAAAAGATCGTCGGCCTTAGCCACGCAGTTCTCAAGGACGCCGACCGGATGAAGGCGCTTTACAAGAAGGTTCTTCACCTCTGCGTCACCAGGTTTAGGCGTGCCCCTTGGCTTGAGGGAGGCGAAAGCCAGGACGAAGTGATCGAGGATACCAGAGCTGCCCTGGAGTCCGCTTTTCCAATCACCGGACTGCGGTCACTGTTCGGGTTGCCCCTTGTAGATCGCCGGCGTTATCTAGAGGAACTGTGTTTCATCATTCTGGGAATCCGAGTTTTCAACTCTCAGACTGGGCGGGCTACCTCTGCCAGCGTACCTGACCCGCGCAATCTTCTTGCTTCGCACAGCCCCGACATCCTCCAATCTTTGGAAAGGGACATAGAAGAAGGCCAGGGGCTGACAGACGAATTCGCCAGAATTCTGGTTCGACCTCCTCCAG AAGTCTCTCGCGAGAAAGATTGGAAGGATATCGCGGATGACCACATCTACTTGGCGCAACTCGTCGCCTACAAAAGAGCTTTGTTGACGGCACTCTTCGAAACGAGGCATCAGCTCAAGGAAGCCGTTTCCGAGTGTATTTCGGAGATACTACGGATTCGAGAGGAACTGGGCGGGAAGCAGTGCGCGTCGCGAGACGATGTCTTTCCAATGTTTTCTCGGCTGGGCATAACTTATGAGACGGCTTTCCTGAACCATAGAAAACTTTGCTCTTTAGAGCGTCTCGTCACTTCACTGGCGAAACTAGGCGCCGAATACGTCTCCCCTCCGGCCTCGACCTTCAGAGTTACGAGCAACTGTCTCGACGCAGGCTCTTCCGACTCCTCGGgaagcggcctcgcggctgaCACCGCAGCGTGCGCAACAGAAGCCAACGAACAACaagccgaggaggacgccaTAGAGGAGGTCGCTAGAGTAGCAGACAGAGAATCAGGGGGACTACTTGAGCTAGGCGGGAGGTGCGCGTGGTGTCTTGCCAAATACGGTGCCTTGGTCCCTGCGAACCTCGCGATCC GAACAGCCAGCCACGACGGTCACGCGTATGCGTTCTCGACGATCGAAGGAGCCAAAGAGTTCGCACAGGATCCTGCCGGCTTTGTTTTGGAGATACAACTCCGCCTGAAGCGGCAGCCGGCCCTTATTCACCTCTTAGACCTCGACCGGTTCTACCCAAG GACGAGTTTGCGGAATATACTAAAGCTTCAGAAGCGAAGCACCGAGAAGTTCTGTGAGCGAGAAACCGTGAGGCTTGGCGGAGACGGCACAGCCGTCGACCAGTTGCCTTTCCTGCTTCAAGAGCCACGGAACGCGGACGCTGCGGTCATGACTCCGGTCCATTTTGAAACAATCCAGAAAGACACGTCGTACCACTGGAACGAATGGGATTTGCGGCGTCGAGCTCTGGCGATGGCGGACCTTATGGACAAAGCCACAAGGAGCTCACAGACGACTGTTTCACACTGCCGAAGAGAACAGGAGGCCCAGGTCTATCTGctgaaggagaaggcgcagaacaCCATGAAGTGCAAAGGAACTGCAGCCATACGAGGAAAAAAGTACATCGCTGGCTTGAGAGgaaaggcagagagacagccacACACTGTTAGGATCGAGCTTGATCTCTAG
- a CDS encoding hypothetical protein (encoded by transcript BESB_010850) — MPNAKKAKSPFLRGSFFAGSAKKEKKSDAAARPAASSGGAASVPSDDQRGRSAGRAPLSTTTPGELGTQDSSHPGARTSVHGVPAYTQAVPRKWKVRHPRRSHHGVASRFRRVLRRKGRTVAPEYANVFLILGLCDGELIQNGYVCLRAADVTESGVEGVSQLTGYPFLRHCILVNKKTRRTKQPKTYYTVLGTGQYTAIVNASTQVDGMAPLEVCVLRRSGGPQLEKKRSSHRSSIVGSVVGTLRSSARELGLVSSG; from the exons ATGCCGAATGCGAAGAAAGCCAAGTCGCCGTTTCTGAGAGGGTCTTTCTTTGCTGGCTCCGCcaagaaggaaaagaaatctgacgccgcggcgcgacccgcggcgtcctcgggcGGTGCTGCGTCGGTCCCGTCCGATGACCAGCGTGGAAgaagcgcaggccgcgccccACTGAGCACGACGACGCCGGGCGAACTCGGCACTCAGGATTCGAGTCACCCAGGCGCGCGGACATCGGTGCACGGCGTGCCGGCGTATACGCAGGCAGTCCCTCGAAAGTGGAAGGTGCGCCACCCGAGGCGATCGCACCAcggcgtcgcttcgcgcttCAGGCGAGTCCTGCGAAGGAAGGGCCGCACTGTCGCCCCAGAGTACGCAAACGTGTTCCTCATCCTCGGGCTCTGCGACGGAGAGCTCATTCAGAATGGCTACgtgtgcctccgcgccgcggacgtgACTGAGTCGGGCGTGGAGGGTGTCTC TCAACTCACGGGCTACCCATTTCTCCGCCACTGTATTCTCGTGAACAAAAAAACCCGCCGAACGAAGCAACCGAAGACCTACTACACTGTGTTGG GAACTGGTCAGTACACCGCCATCGTCAACGCGTCGACGCAGGTGGACGGCATGGCGCCGCTCGAAGTCTGCGTTCTTCGGCGGAGCGGAGGCCCGCAGTTAGAGAAGAAGCGTAGCAGTCACCGGTCTTCGATCGTTGGCAGCGTTGTCGGCACGCTGCGGTCTTCAGCGAGAGAGCTGGGTCTCGTGAGCTCCGGCTGA